A genomic segment from Octopus sinensis linkage group LG4, ASM634580v1, whole genome shotgun sequence encodes:
- the LOC115210944 gene encoding uncharacterized protein LOC115210944: protein MVQVKKLCMTFVIIIIIMFIARLPLNFQSTVTRSQLIKNKFNGTKGPQTKLINDLNITFTTPSIIQNSTEISSIQEDIFSFKKELPKNTMNLSNEISVLTAYFNLGSFAKGSPGHQYTPNIYYKWMSIFGNMTNNLIVYTDDKIAYKYFQKLREKFPKERTKIFLINKKELWSFQIEKNISQIYKQPGYPKHLPNTVVPGYSCAMHAKIELLNRVIRKNYFHTKYFMWLDVGIFRHHSDIKFKMVIPKSFDDTKVAYSNVNKFNQQVTYKDIIYNNMVWLAGGCNLGKYDVLYKFTQEYLNFVNNSLSIKLISTDQQIIYGMYTNKHKPETKLQIYYSGWFKLSDLSYTAGKN from the exons atgGTCCAAGTTAAGAAGCTGTGTATGacttttgttataattattataataatgtttattGCAAGACTACCATTAAATTTTCAAA GTACTGTAACACGTtcgcaattaataaaaaataaattcaatggAACCAAG gGTCCTCAGACAAAATTAATAAATGACTTGAATATAACATTCACAACACCAAGCATCATTCAAAATTCTACAGAAATATCTTCAATTCAGGaagacattttctcttttaaaaaggAACTTCCAAAGAATACTATGAACCTTTCCAATGAAATCTCAGTATTGACTGCATATTTCAATTTAGGATCCTTTGCAAAAGGCAGTCCTGGACATCAGTATACCCCAAATATCTATTACAAATGGATGTCTATATTTGGCAACATGACTaacaatttaattgtttatacAGATGATAAAATTGCATACAAATATTTCCAAAAATTAAGGGAAAAGTTTCCTAAAGAGCGAACcaaaatatttctgataaacAAGAAAGAATTGTGGTCATTtcagatagaaaaaaatatttctcaaatatataaACAGCCTGGTTATCCAAAGCATCTTCCCAACACTGTTGTGCCTGGATATTCTTGTGCCATGCATGCAAAAATTGAACTTCTTAATCGAGTTATAAGAAAGAACTATTTTCATACTAAATACTTTATGTGGCTAGACGTTGGAATATTCAGACATCACtcagatattaaatttaaaatggtAATACCTAAAAGTTTTGATGATACTAAGGTTGCATAcagcaatgtaaataaatttaatcagCAAGTAACCTATAAAgacattatttataataatatggtATGGTTAGCTGGTGGTTGCAATCTTGGTAAATATGatgttttgtataaatttactcAAGAGTATTTGAACTTCGTTAACAATTCCTTGTCCATAAAACTAATAAGTACAGATCAACAGATCATATATGGAATGTATACGAACAAACATAAACCAGAAACAAAGCTTCAAATTTATTATTCAGGTTGGTTTAAATTATCTGATCTAAGTTATACAGCAGGAAAGAACtga